One Longimicrobium sp. genomic window carries:
- a CDS encoding trypsin-like peptidase domain-containing protein, protein MNSYVRRLAIPTTLVVGLGAGLTLADAAQNPLPDLMAQSGPLASAPTAPVVRAAPSADALSGAFRAASSAALPAVVFIQVESAARQVNAQIPPEMRGTPFEDFFRGPQRSGPTQSSGSGFIVSADGYVITNNHVVDGASRVKVVMNDRRELDARVVGRDANTDIAVLKVDAKNLPVVRLGDSDALETGDWVLALGYPLSLGQTTTAGIVSAKGRSLGIMGRNTGATSPLEHFIQTDAAINPGNSGGPLVDLQGRVVGVNSAIASPTGYYSGYGFAVPIDLAKRVADDLIRYGVVHRPMLGVEIRDAAPADAEVFGLRAPEGAVISSEPKAGARDAGLRLGDVIVSVDGGTVRNTGDLMEQVMRKQPGDEVVLEVIRYGRRQRATVKLATFDSPRAERTGTAAPAASGDAADRLGFAAAPVTPLIAQQLRLPSAEGVVVTGVDPSGPSASQLMPGFRIERFNGREIRTITELRSAMEGVRPGAVVSLVGRRPDGTQTIVNFRARS, encoded by the coding sequence ATGAACAGCTACGTTCGCAGGCTCGCCATCCCCACCACGCTCGTCGTCGGCCTCGGAGCGGGGCTGACGCTGGCGGACGCGGCGCAGAATCCGCTTCCCGACCTGATGGCCCAGAGCGGCCCGCTCGCCTCGGCGCCCACGGCGCCGGTGGTGCGCGCCGCGCCGTCCGCCGACGCGCTCTCGGGCGCCTTCCGCGCCGCCAGCAGCGCCGCGCTCCCGGCCGTGGTCTTCATCCAGGTGGAGTCCGCCGCGCGGCAGGTCAACGCGCAGATCCCGCCCGAGATGCGCGGCACTCCGTTCGAGGACTTCTTCCGCGGCCCGCAGCGCTCGGGGCCCACGCAGTCGTCCGGCTCCGGCTTCATCGTCTCCGCGGACGGCTACGTCATCACCAACAACCACGTGGTGGACGGCGCGTCGCGCGTGAAGGTGGTGATGAACGACCGCCGCGAGCTCGACGCGCGCGTCGTGGGGCGCGACGCCAACACCGACATCGCCGTCCTCAAGGTGGACGCGAAGAACCTCCCCGTGGTGCGCCTGGGCGACTCCGACGCGCTGGAGACGGGCGACTGGGTGCTCGCCCTCGGCTATCCGCTCTCGCTGGGCCAGACGACCACGGCCGGCATCGTGAGCGCCAAGGGCCGCAGCCTGGGGATCATGGGCCGCAACACCGGCGCCACGTCTCCGCTGGAGCACTTCATCCAGACCGACGCGGCCATCAACCCCGGCAACTCCGGCGGCCCGCTGGTCGATCTGCAGGGCCGCGTGGTCGGCGTCAACTCGGCCATCGCTTCGCCCACCGGTTACTACTCCGGGTACGGGTTCGCGGTGCCCATCGACCTCGCCAAGCGCGTGGCGGACGACCTGATCCGATACGGCGTGGTGCACCGCCCCATGCTCGGCGTGGAGATCCGCGACGCCGCTCCGGCCGACGCGGAGGTGTTCGGCCTGCGCGCTCCCGAGGGCGCCGTCATCAGCAGCGAGCCCAAGGCCGGCGCCCGCGATGCCGGGCTGCGCCTGGGCGACGTGATCGTCTCGGTGGACGGCGGCACCGTGCGCAACACGGGCGACCTGATGGAGCAGGTGATGCGCAAGCAGCCGGGCGACGAGGTGGTGCTGGAGGTCATCCGCTACGGCCGCCGCCAGCGCGCCACGGTGAAGCTCGCCACCTTCGACTCGCCGCGCGCCGAGCGGACCGGCACCGCCGCCCCCGCCGCCAGCGGCGACGCGGCGGACCGCCTGGGCTTCGCGGCCGCCCCGGTGACGCCGCTGATCGCGCAGCAGCTCCGCCTCCCCTCCGCCGAGGGCGTGGTGGTGACGGGCGTGGACCCCTCCGGCCCAAGCGCTTCGCAGCTGATGCCGGGCTTCCGCATCGAGCGCTTCAACGGCCGCGAGATCCGCACGATCACCGAGCTGCGCTCCGCCATGGAGGGCGTCCGCCCCGGCGCCGTCGTCTCCCTCGTCGGCCGCCGCCCGGACGGCACGCAGACCATCGTGAACTTCAGGGCGCGCAGCTGA
- a CDS encoding response regulator transcription factor, translating to MRILIVEDNPRILAFLAKGLREEGYIVETAADGDSAFDKARTQGFDAAVVDVMIPGRSGFDLVRDLRASGVALPVLMLTARDRTEDKVEGLDSGADDYLTKPFDFSELTARLRALLRRRVAGAPAVLRVGDLEMDPATREVRRGSSSVELTPREFSLLEYLLRNADRPLSRATLMEHVWGIRFDPGTNIVDVCVNALRNKLGREPELIHTVRGVGYAIRTPERAE from the coding sequence ATGCGCATCCTGATCGTAGAAGACAACCCGCGGATCCTGGCGTTTCTGGCGAAGGGGCTGCGCGAGGAGGGGTACATCGTGGAAACGGCGGCCGACGGCGACTCCGCCTTCGACAAGGCGCGGACGCAGGGCTTCGACGCGGCGGTGGTGGACGTGATGATCCCGGGCCGCTCCGGCTTCGACCTGGTGCGCGACCTGCGCGCGTCCGGCGTCGCGCTCCCCGTGCTGATGCTGACGGCGCGCGACCGCACCGAGGACAAGGTGGAGGGGCTGGACTCGGGCGCGGACGACTACCTGACCAAGCCCTTCGACTTCAGCGAGCTGACCGCCCGCCTGCGCGCCCTCCTGCGGCGCCGCGTGGCCGGCGCCCCCGCCGTGCTGCGCGTGGGCGACCTGGAGATGGACCCGGCCACCCGCGAAGTGCGGCGCGGCAGCAGCTCGGTGGAACTGACGCCGCGCGAGTTCTCCCTCCTGGAGTACCTCCTCCGCAACGCGGACCGTCCCCTGTCGCGCGCCACGCTGATGGAGCACGTCTGGGGAATCCGTTTCGACCCGGGGACCAACATCGTGGACGTTTGCGTGAATGCGCTCCGCAACAAGCTGGGGCGCGAGCCGGAGCTGATCCACACCGTGCGCGGCGTGGGCTACGCGATCCGCACCCCGGAGCGAGCCGAATGA